DNA from Hyphomicrobiales bacterium:
TGACATCAGATTGACGTCGATCAGCGCGAATCTCGGGAAAGCCAGTGGGGTGGAGTCATCTCATGGTGCCGTCGTCCATTACTATGATGGATCGACTTGGATGACTCAGTCTCGACCCATGCTGCATCTACAGGCAAGTGGGTAAATGGACGCCCGAGAACCGCGCCCGAGGCAACCGACCCGGTAAACGCGAACTACCGCAGCTTGGCACGCCCGCTGACTGCACTTGTGCCCCGTGAACGCTGCCCCGCATGTGGCAGCGCCCAGCAACACAGAGTTCCTTCGAAGGCAGGTATCATCCCGGTTTTCGTCAGTACCCTACTACTGCAGGCGTCAATGCACTGTGGGCGCCTGCACTCTGACCAAGATCGCGACGCTTTGTGCGGCCCTGCTATCCGCATTCGAGGCCGGGGCATTTAATCCAGTCGGAAACTGAGAAAAGTCAAGCGGGCGGCCGGGAGGTTCAGTAGGCAACTATCAGGATCGCGATAGATCAAGGAGGTTCAAGCCCGATGTCCGATAGGAGCATTGAGGAAACCCTGGGGCTCGGGCAACCAAAACTGGCGATCGCTAAATGGGCGGGATATGCCGCTATTGCGTTCCTCGTCCTCGCTATTGGCTGGTATGCTCTTGTGCGCCCAAACGGCGGCAGCGCCATCCATTATGTCACCTCGCAGGCCTCCATCGCCAGCTTCGAGGTCATCGTCACAGCAACCGGCAGCATCGAACCGACCAACCTCGTTGAGATATCCTCGGAGCTGTCGGGCACGGTGAGCGAAGTCATGGTCGACTACAACGACGTAGTCGATGTGGGCACCGTGCTTGCCGAGCTTGATACGACAAAACTCGAAGCGCAGGTCGCGGTCCAACGCGCGTCTGTCCAGGCGGCGGAAGCGCGCATGGCGATGGCGCAAGCAGCACTCGACAACGCTCGTGAGAGATTTCAGAGAACCTTTGAACTGAATGCGCGCGGTTTTTCTTCTGCAGAAGAGCTGTCGACGCTGGAAACCGAGCTCATTCGCGCAGAGGCCGAACTCCAATACAGTGTCGCCGAACGGTCACTGGCTGAAGCCAATCTGGCCTTGCATCAGGCCGAGCTTGATCAGGCTTGCATTTGTTCTCCCATCCGCGGCGTCGTGCTCGATCGCGATGTCGATGCTGGCCAGATCGTGGCGGCATCGCTCTCTGCGCCCATCCTCTTCACTGTGGCGGAGGACCTGACGCAAATGGAGCTTCGGGTCGATATCGACGAGGCCGATATCGGCTTTGTAACGGTTGGCAATTCTGCCACCTTCACGGTTGACGCCTATGACGACCGGACGTTTCCGGCCGAGATCGCCGACATCCGCTTCGCACCTGAAACCATCGACGGTGTCGTGACCTACAAAGCGATCCTCGCGATCGACAACACCGAGATGTTCCTGCGCCCAGGGATGACGGCGACCGCAGAGGTCGTTGTCGCCGAGGTCACCGAGGCGCTAAGCGTGCCCAACACAGCCCTGCGCTATGTACCTCCTGCGGCCCCCAATGACGCCGACGAGCGAAGTGGCCTTTTGGGCATGTTGATCCCCGACAGCGGACCCGATGCTACCGTCGCAGACGCGCGTTCGGTTTGGGTGCTCCGAGAAGGGGAGGCCGTTGAAATTGCCGTCCAGACCGGCCTGAGCAACGGGGTTTTGACCGAGATCGTTGAGGGGGCGATCGAGGCGGGCGATATGGTCATCACGGATCGGACTGATGGCTAAAGGCGCACCGGAGGCCACCCCCCTCATCGATCTCAGGCGAATTAGCCGGGTTTACGGTGAAGGTGAGGCTGAAGTCCGCGCGCTTGACGCCATCGACCTGACCATAGCCCTTGGCGAGTTTGTCGCCATCATGGGGCCAAGCGGGTCCGGAAAATCGACGGCGATGAATGTGATTGGGTGCCTCGATGCGCCGACCGATGGCGCCTATTTCTTCGACGGCGTCGACGTGGCCGGGCTTAGCCGGGACCAACGCGCGCTGCTGAGACGCCACTATCTCGGATTTATCTTTCAGGGCTACAACCTCCTGCCCCGCGTCTCCGCGCTTCATAATGTTGAGTTGCCGCTGATTTACCGAGGCATGAAGCGTGCAGACCGTCGTAAGGTGGCCATGGCTGCCTTGGAGAAGGTCGGTCTGGAGCATCGGCATCATCACGACCCCTCTGCGCTTTCAGGCGGACAGCAGCAAAGGGTGGCCATTGCCCGGGCCCTTGCTGGAAACCCAAAAGTCGTTTTGGCGGACGAACCGACGGGCAACCTCGACTCCAAGATGTCGGCTGAGATCATGGAGGTCATGCGCGGTCTCAATCACTACGATGGGCTGACCATTGTGATGGTCACCCACGACAGAGAGATGGCAGAGTATGCTGACCGTCTGATCTGGATGGTGGACGGACGCATCGAGAGCGACACACCCACAGCGCAGGCAGCCTGACATGCTTTGGGAGACGATCATCCTTGCTGTGCAGGCGATCTTCCGAAACGCACTCAGATCGTTTCTGACGGTTCTGGGTGTGGTCATTGGCGTGGCCGCCGTCATCGCGATGGTCATCATCGGACAGGGCTCGGCGGAGCAAGTGACAACAGATGTCGAGAAGCTTGGCAGCAATGTTTTGTTGATCATGCCTGGGCAGGATGCGTTCGAACGCGGGGCCCGCAGCGTCGATCCGATGTTCACGCTCGACGATAACAACAAAGTAGAAACCCAACTTGGCATCGTAGAATTGTCGGCGCCGATTGCAGCAAACCGGGCGAGGGCCGTTTTTGGCAACGAAAGCCGGCGCACCGATATCATCGGAACCGACAATCGCTATTTCGATGCCGCCGAATGGGAGATCGAACGCGGGCGCACGTTCGATCCTTCGGAAATTCAATCCGGGCGATCCGTGTGCATATTGGGTGAGACGGTGCGCGAGGCCCTGTTTGGACAGTCCGATCCGATAGGCGAGGCGATCCGGGTCGCGTCGCTATCCTGCGAGGTCATTGGTCATGTGCGATCGAAAGGCGCCTCGACGTTCGGGAGCGATCAGGATGATTTCATCCTTATGCCGCTAAGGGCATACCAGCGCAGGATCGCAGGAAGCTCAGATGTAACAATGATGTTTGTTTCCGTGCGCGACGGTGTCTCGATGGAGCGTGCCACGCAAGAGCTTGAGTTGTTGATGCGCGAAATCCGTCGGATCGGACCACGCGAGGAAGACGATTTTTCCGTGATGGACATGGAACAAATCGCCACCATGCTGACCGGCATCACCGCTGTGCTGACCGGGCTCTTGTCCGCAGTCGCTGCTGTCAGCCTCCTGGTAGGGGGCATAGGGATCATGAACATCATGCTTGTGTCAGTCACCGAGAGAACACGCGAGATTGGCATCCGACTAGCCATCGGCGCACAGGCCCGCCAGGTTCTGACCCAGTTCCTGATCGAGGCGATTGTCCTGTCGCTGATCGGTGGATTCATCGGTGTAGTCCTCGGCCTTACTCTGGCATTTGTAGGGTCAAACTTGCTGAACGTCCCCTTCACGCCGGATATCGGAATCGTGGTGATGGCGTTCACTTTTTCCGCTGTTGTTGGGGTCGTATTTGGCTACTTTCCGGCCCGCCGTGCAGCACGAATGGACCCGATCGAGGCGCTGCGCCGAGAGTGATCCAACTGCTACGAGAAGCTAAGAAAAAACTGACCTAAGTCCAAGCGTTCTCGATGCCTCGCGCTCTGTTTCTTTTGGTTGGTCCGTGAGAATGGTGTTGAGCTGCAGATTGCCAGAACCGTTGTCGAAAGCCACAGCAGTATCATCGTGGCCTAAACTGGTGTTTTGGAAAGCGATGAGTTCGGGTCTCCAGAACAGCCAGGGGAACTGGCAGAGACGCTGTTGGACTTGATCAAAGGCAAGGGGAGCCGGGTCGCACTGCCAGAAGGGCAATTCAAAGACCCGGCCCTTGTTGATCTTCGGGCGCTGGTGAAGCGCACTTCTATGCGTCCACCGGTGAGACAGATCATCCTGGCGCGCCCACACGTCAACCGTCCAGCCGAACCAGATTCACCTCCCTGGGCACGCAGTGATCTTGGATTGCCTGATCACGCTCGCGAGCTTTCCTGTCATCGTTTGACGACCTGCCTCCTCCCCAGCGGCACCTGACCTTGATCTTCATCAACCGAGTTGATGTGCGCCGGACTAGGCTTAGCGAGTTGGGCACAGTTCCATCAGCCGGCCGGCGTTCTCACCTGCCTTTAGGTCTACCGGCAGGCTCTTTTTGCGCTCTGATTGACGCCAAGCACACCGGAAAAAGGGAGCCATAATGGATGGCCGATTACCCCGTCGCCGATAGGCCAGCTCATGCATCGGATGTGATTGTGTTTGCCGAAGAAACGCTTGGCAAGACGGATGCGATCAAGCACGCCCAGAGGATTTCGAACGCTCTTGGCGGTCAGCTCATCGTTGCGCACGTCATGGTTCCGCCCCAACGCGCCGCGAGCCCTATTGATCCGGTTGATTGGGACATCAGCAAGCAGGAGACCTACGCCTGGTTGGCGAGCCTTTCACGCTCGCTTGACCCTGCCAACGGCGACGCCAAAGTGCAGCTTCTTGAGGGGAGCTGCATCGACCAAATCGCTGCCCATATGGCCGATCGGCAAAGCCATATTGCGGCTGCCGTCCGATCACGCGGTGCTGGGCGTTGGCGATTGAGCGATACGGTCGTCGGTGTTCTGGAATCACGGAGCGCCGCGATTCTCGTTATCCCTGAAGACGCCCCTCCACCTGAACCCAATGGCTACAAGACAATCCTCGTTCCGCTGGATGGTTCGGCGCGGGCGGAGAGCGCGCTGCCAACCGCCGTTGCGTTGGCCAAGGCGGAGGCCGCTGAGCTTCTCCTCTACTATGTAGCGCCTCCGCCTGGACTAACCGAGTTTGGCATGCTCGATCGCGATGCAGCCAAGCTCAGTTCCGAGGTTCAAAAAAGAAACACACTGGCCGGACAGACTCATCTCACCAAGGTGAAGAACAGCTTGGCGCCTTATGGGCTGAACATATCGACGCACATCATCACCGACGGTGATGCCCGCCGGGCGCTGATGACCGCAGTGGATCGCGAAGCCGTCGACCTCCTAGTCATGGCCACACACGGACAGAGTGGGCACAGCGATGTTCCCGCCGGCGATGTGGCCGGTTTCATTCTTGGTCGCGCCGACGTTCCGGTCTTGTTGGTGCGCAATGATGGCAGCCGGTCTGATGCCCGTGCCTTTTTGGGCATGACCTCTGAGGGCGTTAGGCAACCAAGCGGCACCGACGGATGACCAGCGAGGAAGCATCGCGCGTAGGCGCGCCGGACGAACTGCGTGAGCTGGCTATGCGCCACAAGGACGTCATTGATCAACCGACCGTCGTTGCCAGCTACCGTGCCTTGCCGGGGCTCGACGGATGGCTGGCGAAAGTGCGCCACTATTGTGGCGATCCAGTGCAGGAGCATGCCCGTGCTGCGGATTGGCTGCTGGACAACGACTATCACGTCGCCCGTGCCCTGCGCCGCGTACAAGAGGACCTGCCGCTCAACTTCTATCGCCAGCTCCCAGCGTTGGAGAGCACGCAAGAGGCTAAGGTTCCGCGCGCCTATGCCTTGTCAGAAGTAGTATTTGACAGCCTTCACCCACAGCTGACGTTGGACCTCCTGACGGCATGCATTCGCGCCTATCAACAAAGAGTGCACCTCACGAATGCTGAGCTTTGGGCCCTGCCTTCGCTGCTCAGACTGGTCTGTCTTGAGCGTTTGATCAGCGCCTTTGTCTCGCTCGATGGCAGTCTTGCACCGCAGGGACGCCTAGGCACTGACGGCCAGGATCTAAGCGCCGAAGACGCGACCGATCAGATCGCGCGGGCCATAACCAACCTCATCGCAATCCATGGGATCGAATGGAAAGACTTCGTCGATCAGGTCAGCCCGATTGAAGCTGCGCTGAGCGATGATCCAGCTGGCATCTATGCCAGCATGACCTTTGAGACCCGCAACCGCTATCGCCAGGCCGTCGAAAGGTTGGCACGGCGGAGCGAGCATAGCGAAGTCGATGTAGCCCAATTGGTTTTGAGCACTTGCCGGAGGGCAGGGGGCGAACCGGTCAATTCACATGTCGGGTATTGGTTGATCGGTGATGGGCTCAGCACGTTTGAATCCGAATTGGGATATCGACCAACTCTGGCACTTGGTCTACGCCGCCGGCTCGCCCGCCACCGTGGCAAACTCTATGCCGCCGGACTGATTACTGGCGTGTTGGCCGCATTGGCGCTGCCATCTGCTTATCTGTGGGCGCAGAATGCGAGCCTAGTTCAATGGGTGATCGGCATAGCGATCTCTCTTCTCCCCGCCACCATCCTGAGCGTCTGGGCGGCCCATTGGGTGATCACAAAGGTGACTCGCCCTTTGACGCTGCCTGAGATGGATTTCTCGGAGGGCATTCCGGAGCAGCACGCAACCGCCATCGTGCTGCCGGTAATCCTTAACTCGCCCGCCGAGGTGGACAAGATTGCCGAGAAGCTGGAGATCTTGCATCTGGCCAACCCCGATCCTGCGCTTTGCTTTGTGGTTCTGTCCGATCCGGTGGATGCGACAACGCAGACGCTGCCGGAGGATGTTGAGATCGAACGCGCCCTTACCGCGAAGATCGCCCGACTCAATCAGCTCAATGGCAAAGGCGAACGCTCCCCCTTTCTCTTGCTGCACCGCGGCCGAACCTACAACGCCTCTGAAGGCTGCTGGATGGCGTGGGAGCGAAAGCGCGGAAAGCTGGAACAGTTCAACCAACTGATTCTCGGCGAAGATACCGACGCATTTGTTTTGGCGGAGGGCGACACGGCGAGCCTGTCGGGCGTGCGATACGCAATAACGCTGGATGCCGACACTCAATTGCCGCCGAAGTCGGCTGCGCGTTTGATTGGGATGATGGCCCATCCGCTGAACCAAGCCGTCACAGACCCGGAAACCGGCCGGGTGATCTCCGGCTACGCCATATTGCAGCCGCGCATTGAGATCCTGCCCAAGCTCGGCAAGGACACGCATTTCGCGCACCTTTATGGCGGCGATACCGCAGTGGACATTTACAGCCGAGCCGTCTCGGATGTGTACCAGGACCTGTTTGGCACCGGCATTTTTGTCGGCAAGGGTCTCTACGATATCGCAGCCTTGCATGGCAGCTTGGCTGGCCGCGTACCTGAAAATCGGATCCTCAGCCACGATCTGTTTGAAGGATTGCACGGGCGCGCAGCGCTCGCCAGCAACCTTGTCTTGTATGAAGACCTGCCGGCGACCTATCCGGAATATGCCGCGCGTCAGCATCGTTGGATACGCGGCGACTGGCAGCTGATACCGTGGCTCTGGCGCAAGGTGCCTTCAGCCGACGGTGGAAAGACAGCCACAACACTCTCGGCGCTTGATCGCTGGAAAATTCTGGACAATCTGCGCCGCAGCCTGATGTCGCCCGCGCTGTTGATGTTTTTTCTAGCCGCTTGGATTGCGTTGCCGGGCAGCGCGCTGGTGTGGACTTTGCTGGCCGTTGCCGCGCCGGGAAGCTACTTGATCGGCGAACTGTTCGCCATCGCAACCACCGGTGTTCGTCGCGGCGCTCTGGGCAATGCCGTCCATCAGATCAGGGCCAAGAGCGGGCGCTGGTTCTTTTCGGTCGTTTTTCTTGTCAGCGATACACTGATCGCCCTCGATGCCATCCTCACCACGCTGTGGCGCACGCAGGTGAGCCGCAAAAACTTGCTGCAATGGACGTCGGCGGCAACGGCATCGGCAAGGTTTGCTCGCCTTGGTACCCGCGCGGCCTGCTGGCGCATGATGTGGCCATCGTCGGTGCTGGCGCTGATCCAGGGCGCACAGATCATACTCTTCGATCCACAGGATTTCCTGCCCGCTGCGCCGGTCTTGCTTCTCTGGTTTCTAGCACCAGAGATTGCGGTCTGGAGTGCGCGGCCCAGGCGCTTCCGCAATGAGACACTCAACGATAAACAGCGCCGGTTTCTCACGCAAGTCGCTCGACGCACTTGGCATTTTTTCGAGACCTTCGTTGGACCCGATGACCATTGGCTGCCGCCGGACAATTATCAGCATGGCCACAAGGAAGAGATCGCTCATCGCACATCACCGACCAATATCGGGATGTTCTTGGTCTCAGCGCTTGCTGCTCGCGATTTGGGCTTCATCACCACAAGCGATTTTCTGGCGCGCTGCCGCAACACCATCGAAACGCTTGGCAGGGTAGAAACCTATCGCGGCCACATCCTCAATTGGTACGACACACGAACGCTTCAGCCGCTGGAACCACGCTATGTGTCGACAGTCGATAGTGGCAATCTGGCCGTCTCGCTGATTGCGCTCAAACAAGGCTGTTTGGAGCTTTCTGAGAAGCCGGCCATTGGCGGTGCCTGTTTTGGCTGTCTGGATACGACGCTTGATCTTCTGGTGCAGGCGATGAGTGCCTTGCCCAAGCATGATGCTGGCAGCCTTGAGCAAAACGTCCGCACGATCCGAGGCTTGGTCGAGGAGGCAAAGGCGTCGCCGCTCATTTGGACGACGGCGCTCGCCAAACTGAAAGGACCCTGTTGGCGCGAGCTTGAAACGTTGGTGCGCGATGCCATCGAAGCCTCACCCGATGCGCTGGAACAAGACATCATAGACATCACAACCTGGCTGCACCGGTTTCAGCACGATCTGCACGCCATCGAGCGCGACACCGCGACCTTCCTGCCATGGCTGACCATCTTGGAAGAGGCGCCGGCTGAAATCGAGCCTGTTGCTGACGAGATCGCAGCCTTGTTGCACCCAGAAGCACCGAGGGACGATGGCGATCCAGCCCTCGGGCAAGTCTTTGGCACAATCCACGCGCACCAAAGCCAGGCAGGCCGTGCAAGTGACGAGGCCCAGGCTTGGCTGACCAAACTTCATCACTCTATCGAACAGGGACAGGCTGCCCAGGCAAAGCTGCGAGACGACCTCATCGCGCTGGCTGATCGGGCGGAGCGCATCGCCTACGGCATGGACTTTGCGTTCCTTTATGACCCGACGGTGCGGCTATTCACCATCGGCTACAACCACAGCCTCGCGCAGATGGATGGCAGCCACTACGATCTCCTGGCCACCGAGGCGCGCCTGGCGAGCTATTTTGCCATCGCCAAGCATGATGCGCCCATCGACCATTGGTTTTCGTTCAGTCGGCCAATAACGCGTCTGCGCGGCAAACCATCGATCCTGTCTTGGAATGGATCGATGTTCGAATATCTTATGCCACCGCTGTTTTTGCCGAGCTATCGCGATACGCTGTTAGGCGAGAGCGAGCTGACGGCGGTCGAATTTCAGCGCGCTTATGCCCACCAACGCAATGTGCCTTGGGGCATTTCTGAATCCGCCTTCGGCGTGACCGATGCGCAAGGAACGTATCAGTACCGTGCATTCGGTGTGCCGGGTCTTGGCATTCGCAGGGGGCTAACAGAGGATTTGGTGGTCGCGCCGTACGGCTCTGCTTTGGCGCTTTGCGGCTGGCCGGAGTCCGCGTCGGACAATCTTGAGACGCTGTCTGAGCTTGGCGCGCTAACCCGCTACGGCTTCTATGACGCGTTGGATTTCACGCCGGATAGAACCGCTCCCGGACGCGATTTCATCCCCGTTCAAACCTACATGGCCCATCACCAGGGCATGATGATGTCTGCCATCGTCAATGCGCTGAACGACGACGTTCTGGTACGCCACTTTTTGAGCGAAAAACCGGTTCAGGCCATAGATCTGTTGCTGCAGGAGCGTGTGCCATGGGATGTCCCCATTGAGCGTGGTCGTGCCGATGAAGTCTCATTGGAACGCCATGCGCAAACACGACCAGTCGCCGATCTTACGCCCTGGGTTCCTTCCCCCGATTTTGCCGTGCCGCAAACCCATAGATTGGGCAATGGACGACTGTCCTCGCTGATCACGGACACGGGCGGCGGTGGTCTGACCTGGAAGCAAAACGCACTGACTCGGTGGCAGGCCGATTCAACGCGCACCGCCTATGGTCACTGGCTCTACCTGCAAGATCGACAAAGCGATGATCTTTGGTCGCTGGGCGCAGCACCAACCGGGCAGGATCCCAACCAGGGCAAATGCGTGTTCCATCAGCACATGGTCGAGGTATTGCGCCGCCACGATGGGATGGTTGCGCGCATGGATGTCACGGTCGCGCCGTTTGACGATGTGGAAATCCGCCGCGTGACGTTGGTCAATGAAAGCGACAGGGACCGCACCATCGATCTGACCAGCTATGCCGAAGTGGTTTTGGCGCCGCCCATGGACGATGAGCGCCATCCTGCTTTCAGCAAGCTTTTCGTTCGAAGCACTTTTTTGGAGCAAGACAATGCGTTGCTCTTTGAGCGCCGCCCCCGCCGTCCAGAAACCCGGCCGCCTGTCTTGCTGCATAGGATGGTCTCCAATGATCCAGCACTTGCCATCCACGCTTGGGAAACCGACCGCGCACGCTTTCTAGGTCGCAACCAGAGCAACCTACCGCCAATTGGTTTGCAGCAGGGTTTGAGCCAGACCGATGGTTGGACGCTTGATCCGGTCATGGCGCTACAAATTCAAGTGAAACTGAAACCGACCGAGACCAAGGAGCTGGCATTTCTCACGATTGCGGGATCGTCGCAGGGCGAGGTGATGCGGATTGCGCGAGATTATCCGGCCGAAGCGATCGATCGCGCCTTCCGCGATGCGCTGTTCGAGACGGGACGTGCCGTTCAGCAGCTTGAGATCGATCCCCTTCATCTGCCGGAGCTGCAAGGGCTTTCCTCGCTGTTGACCCATGCCAGCCCAACGCTGCGCGGTACACCGCCAAAGGATGCCGATGCGTGGCATGGTCAGCCTGATCTCTGGCGCTTCGGAATATCCGGCGATCTGCCAATCTTTTTGCTAAAAGTCGCCAAGGCTGGCGATCCCTCGCTGCTTGATTTACTGGTGCGGGCGCAAAGGCTCTGGCAGCGCACTGGTCTGGAAATCGACCTGGTTATTCTGCGCGATGCAGTTTCTGGCTATGAGGAGCCTCTGCGCGAGCAGGTCCTCTCCATTCTGCGCAAGACGCACGCCGACAGCGTTCTCGGCAAACGAGGTGGTATTCACCTCTTGGCTTCCGATCAAATGGATGCGGGCCTGAGACGTGGCATGGAGGCGGCGGCACATATCGTCTTGAGCGATGAACACCTGACCTTGCGCGAGATTCTTGATCATGCCTTGGAAACCCGCATTCCATCGCCGCGCTTTGATCCTGGACAGCCACCAAGCTACGAAGCCCTCCCCACGCTGGAGCGACCGGATGGCCTGTTATTCGACAATGGTTATGGTGGTTTTGAACCCGATACTGGTGACTACATCATGCACCTTGGCCCCGGCGAACATTTGCCAGCGCCCTGGTGCAATATCTTGGCCAATGACGATTTCGGCTGCCTCGTCAGCGAAGCGGGGTTGGGAGCCAGCTGGGCGATCAACAGTGGAGAGTTTCGGCTGACCCCATGGGCCAACGATCCCGTCGCAAACACACCCAGTGAAGTGCTCTATCTGCGTGACCAGGCCAGCGGCGAGGTCTGGACGACGACACCCGCACCGTTGGGACATGACGCGGTTTGCCAGATACGCCATGACGCCGGCCAAGCGCAGTGGCGACAGAACAGTCATGGCCTTGAGCAAGAGATGCTGGCTTTCGTACCGGTCGATGCATCGGTCAAGCTTGTTCGCTTGCGGCTGACCAACCGCACCAGGCGGCCGCGGCGTGTTTCAGCGACCTACTACGCTGAGTGGATGCTGGGCGCCATGAGCAGTGTCGCCAAGCCCCATATCACCAACCACTTTGATCCCGTCCTGAAGGCGATCATAGCGCGCAACCGCTGGAACCCGGAATTTGGCGATCGTGTTGCCTATTTGATCGCATCCTTGGAACCGCGCAGCATGACGGGCGACCGTTCTGATTTTCTGGGTCGCGAGGGCGACGTGCATGATCCCGATGGGCTGCGTCGCTGGGACCTTGGTGGGCGTTTCACGCCAGGCGGTGATTCCTGCGCCGCCTATCAGGTGCACTTGGACATCGCCGCCGAGCAAACCGTAGAAGTCGTCTTCGCACTCGGCGCCGTTGCCCACCAAGCCGATCTGGCTGAGGCCGTCACAAAATGGCGCGATCCTGCAGAGGCGGAACGTGCCCAGCGCGCCTTGCAAAAAACATGGCGAGAGCGACTTGCAGCCGTCCAGATCAAAACGCCTGATCCAGCACTTGATTTGATGGTGAACCGATGGCTGCCCTACCAAAACATGTCCTCACGGATCATGGCACGAGCGGGCTTCTATCAAGCTGGTGGCGCCTATGGCTTCCGCGATCAGCTTCAGGACGTGCTGGCACTGTTGCATGGCGATCCGGCACGTGCGCGCCAGCACATCCTTCTGGCCGCGCGCTATCAGTTCGAGACCGGTGATGCGTTGCATTGGTGGCATCCGCCGGCCGGGCGCGGCGTGAAAACCCGCTGTTCAGACGATTATCTTTGGCTGGTCTATGTAACGGCCCGCTACATAAAGGCGACAGGCGATACCACCATTCTGGACGAGCAGGTTCCTTTCCTGACGGCCGATGAGTTAGAACCCGACGAGCACGATCGCTATGCCTTGTTTGAAACTGGCCAGACCGCGCCGCTTTATGAGCATTGCGCGCGAGCACTGGATCGAATGATGGCCACCGGCCCACACGGGATTGCGCTCATCGGAGCTGGCGATTGGAATGACGGGATGGATCGGGTCGGCGACAAAGGGCTGGGCGAAAGCACGTGGCTGACCTGGTTTCAGATCGCCACTGTCGGTCTGTTTGCTCCCCATGCGAGAAAGGCTGACCATCACGAGGACGCTA
Protein-coding regions in this window:
- a CDS encoding efflux RND transporter periplasmic adaptor subunit is translated as MSDRSIEETLGLGQPKLAIAKWAGYAAIAFLVLAIGWYALVRPNGGSAIHYVTSQASIASFEVIVTATGSIEPTNLVEISSELSGTVSEVMVDYNDVVDVGTVLAELDTTKLEAQVAVQRASVQAAEARMAMAQAALDNARERFQRTFELNARGFSSAEELSTLETELIRAEAELQYSVAERSLAEANLALHQAELDQACICSPIRGVVLDRDVDAGQIVAASLSAPILFTVAEDLTQMELRVDIDEADIGFVTVGNSATFTVDAYDDRTFPAEIADIRFAPETIDGVVTYKAILAIDNTEMFLRPGMTATAEVVVAEVTEALSVPNTALRYVPPAAPNDADERSGLLGMLIPDSGPDATVADARSVWVLREGEAVEIAVQTGLSNGVLTEIVEGAIEAGDMVITDRTDG
- a CDS encoding ABC transporter ATP-binding protein, with protein sequence MAKGAPEATPLIDLRRISRVYGEGEAEVRALDAIDLTIALGEFVAIMGPSGSGKSTAMNVIGCLDAPTDGAYFFDGVDVAGLSRDQRALLRRHYLGFIFQGYNLLPRVSALHNVELPLIYRGMKRADRRKVAMAALEKVGLEHRHHHDPSALSGGQQQRVAIARALAGNPKVVLADEPTGNLDSKMSAEIMEVMRGLNHYDGLTIVMVTHDREMAEYADRLIWMVDGRIESDTPTAQAA
- a CDS encoding ABC transporter permease encodes the protein MLWETIILAVQAIFRNALRSFLTVLGVVIGVAAVIAMVIIGQGSAEQVTTDVEKLGSNVLLIMPGQDAFERGARSVDPMFTLDDNNKVETQLGIVELSAPIAANRARAVFGNESRRTDIIGTDNRYFDAAEWEIERGRTFDPSEIQSGRSVCILGETVREALFGQSDPIGEAIRVASLSCEVIGHVRSKGASTFGSDQDDFILMPLRAYQRRIAGSSDVTMMFVSVRDGVSMERATQELELLMREIRRIGPREEDDFSVMDMEQIATMLTGITAVLTGLLSAVAAVSLLVGGIGIMNIMLVSVTERTREIGIRLAIGAQARQVLTQFLIEAIVLSLIGGFIGVVLGLTLAFVGSNLLNVPFTPDIGIVVMAFTFSAVVGVVFGYFPARRAARMDPIEALRRE
- a CDS encoding universal stress protein produces the protein MADYPVADRPAHASDVIVFAEETLGKTDAIKHAQRISNALGGQLIVAHVMVPPQRAASPIDPVDWDISKQETYAWLASLSRSLDPANGDAKVQLLEGSCIDQIAAHMADRQSHIAAAVRSRGAGRWRLSDTVVGVLESRSAAILVIPEDAPPPEPNGYKTILVPLDGSARAESALPTAVALAKAEAAELLLYYVAPPPGLTEFGMLDRDAAKLSSEVQKRNTLAGQTHLTKVKNSLAPYGLNISTHIITDGDARRALMTAVDREAVDLLVMATHGQSGHSDVPAGDVAGFILGRADVPVLLVRNDGSRSDARAFLGMTSEGVRQPSGTDG